In Mycolicibacter virginiensis, the DNA window GTCTGGCCGGGGCGGTCAGGGTTTTCGCTGGCGCCCATCAGATCGGCGCGTTGACCAGGAAGTCGGCCGCCGAATGCAGGTACTGCAGCAGTTCGCCGCGGTGTGCGTCGTCGAGGGTGTCCCTGTCGATCTCGTCGATGGCCGCCACCATGCAGCGCAGCCACGCATCGCGCTGCATCGGGCCGATCCGGTAGGGGATATGGCGCATCCGCAGGCGCGGGTGTCCACGAAGCTCGGTGTAGGTGCGCGGCCCGCCCCAGTACTGCTCGAGGAACATCCGCAATCGTTCCTCGGCGCCGGCCATGTCGTCGGCGGGGTACATCGGGCGCAGGATCGGGTCCTGAGCGACCAGTTGATAAAACCGCGACACGATGGCGTGGAAGGTCTCCGCACCGCCGACGGCGTCATAAAACGAGGGTTCTTCTATCGGCTGCATCGCCCCCCATTGTGGGGCATCGCCGGTGACTGCCG includes these proteins:
- a CDS encoding globin, with protein sequence MQPIEEPSFYDAVGGAETFHAIVSRFYQLVAQDPILRPMYPADDMAGAEERLRMFLEQYWGGPRTYTELRGHPRLRMRHIPYRIGPMQRDAWLRCMVAAIDEIDRDTLDDAHRGELLQYLHSAADFLVNAPI